One part of the Salinivirga cyanobacteriivorans genome encodes these proteins:
- a CDS encoding adenylate/guanylate cyclase domain-containing protein, whose protein sequence is MTRFLAFIALIFVFLNHGFGQVLNFRTFFVDDGLAQSQVTAIDDDQCGNIWLATYGGGIDCFDGREFKNYGLAQGMSHHQVLDLYVDQNDAVWCALQRGGVNVISNDKVKRLMLPELTKTAMVQITGNQNSVFTASEKGSIYKAIGDTALSLIHAFGNATITDLCFFENQLLVATLEKGIWIYKNNQMELLSDISNVTAISCKSDALWVASGKMLYSLNMNSKAKHFEVRTDNIINDIFIDETNNVVWLSIYGKGLGQYTGKQIKYLTEENGLSSNYTTALLKDQYGLLWVGTDGSGLNRFSGFQFVHYTFNKRKSGSAIMDIMRHNNALWFASYGNGVIKKTGNKVQEFDMNYGLPSNTYYALEITEPNTLWMASRTNGLVKMNLVSGKISNYNSSNSPLSNNLLYLNKDANNNLLVSSRDKGLFVYHKHEWLQISSKNGLPDNHINYMFFDHSDNLWLATASSGIVKIDKEDLEAFMNESSSIIKYELFNLQEQAEYQQVFTLTEDANGIIWYGLFGGGVGYIKNGEVQPMSLNHQLSSQNVYGLVYDNEANTLWVGTDKGIASVQLTNQSVAEQVRVLSSGDGFIGVECNRNAMFLDTLQHGLWIGTVKGVTRFVPEEYSPPSIAPRLMITDFSYQEQKLPVVTYKNPDSIEWDKVPVIPYDSNNVAIHFKGIDQWQPNEVRYQWILEGLKDEWHDLRKQQVTEYTYLPPGKYVFKLKAVGGRGIWSEYALHLPFVVNTPFYKTNTFYILLIVFLLSAIALYVYMRQLSLQKRNRKLREAVMERTEALNNEKLIVEQQKEELRAQTEHLERANHELEKLSLVASKTDNAVLIADKEGRWEWINEGFTKMYGYSLQEFMAERGETILTSSTSNKISHILDEAVHLKKSVTYTAKGYKRDGSEMWVQSTLTPVFDEDGELKRYVVIDTDITHIKRINNELRKLSLVASKTDNSVIMMDGKGKIEWVNDAFHRFYDLSLEEFKTLYQKTIFDLHEGVEQFFNVEEIVQSRKSKTFVSSFVTRKGVHKWIQSVVTPVFGVGYGSEQLIAIETDITRIKEVEEEVKEQRKKSDELLLNILPAETAEELKSQGIAQPRFYSSASVLFADFKDFTAYCEELSPKQLVSELREYFNAFDDILEKFYIEKIKTIGDAYMCAGGLPIRNRSHPFDIVLTALEIQLITSRINDNKIAEGRHPWELRIGVHTGDLVAGVVGKKKFAYDIWGETVNIASRMESACEVGRINISGDTYEIIKDFFTCKYRGKIEARNIGKYDMYFVEGIKPEYAKDPEGVVPNAKFREHLAKL, encoded by the coding sequence ATGACAAGGTTTTTAGCTTTTATAGCACTTATTTTTGTATTCCTTAACCATGGTTTTGGACAAGTCCTCAATTTCCGGACTTTTTTCGTCGACGATGGCCTGGCTCAATCGCAGGTTACCGCCATTGATGATGATCAATGCGGAAACATATGGCTGGCTACCTATGGCGGAGGAATAGATTGCTTTGATGGACGGGAATTTAAAAACTACGGATTGGCACAGGGTATGTCGCACCATCAGGTTTTAGATCTCTATGTAGATCAGAATGATGCGGTATGGTGTGCTTTGCAAAGAGGGGGCGTTAATGTTATCAGTAATGATAAAGTAAAACGGCTTATGTTGCCCGAGCTTACCAAAACTGCAATGGTGCAAATTACCGGCAATCAAAACAGTGTTTTTACAGCCTCTGAAAAGGGGAGTATTTATAAAGCGATAGGAGACACAGCGCTATCATTGATTCATGCTTTTGGAAATGCTACAATTACAGATTTGTGCTTTTTTGAGAACCAATTATTGGTGGCCACTTTAGAAAAAGGCATTTGGATTTATAAAAATAATCAAATGGAGTTGCTCTCAGATATCAGTAATGTTACAGCAATCTCTTGTAAGAGTGATGCTTTGTGGGTTGCCTCCGGAAAGATGCTTTATAGCCTGAATATGAACAGTAAGGCAAAACATTTTGAAGTCAGAACCGATAATATAATTAACGATATCTTCATTGATGAAACTAATAATGTCGTTTGGTTAAGTATTTATGGCAAAGGACTGGGACAATATACCGGTAAGCAAATAAAATATCTGACAGAAGAAAATGGTTTGTCAAGTAACTATACAACCGCTCTGTTAAAGGATCAATATGGTTTATTGTGGGTAGGTACCGATGGCTCTGGTTTAAACCGGTTTTCAGGCTTTCAGTTTGTCCATTATACTTTTAATAAACGCAAATCCGGAAGTGCGATCATGGATATTATGCGCCACAATAATGCACTTTGGTTTGCATCTTATGGGAATGGAGTTATTAAAAAAACTGGGAACAAGGTGCAGGAGTTCGACATGAATTACGGACTTCCATCAAACACCTATTATGCGCTTGAAATAACTGAACCGAACACTTTATGGATGGCATCGCGCACTAATGGCCTTGTAAAGATGAATCTTGTTTCGGGTAAAATATCCAACTACAATTCATCAAACTCACCATTGAGCAATAATTTATTATACCTCAATAAAGATGCAAACAATAATCTTTTAGTCTCCAGCCGCGACAAGGGGCTGTTTGTGTACCATAAGCATGAGTGGTTGCAAATATCATCGAAAAATGGCCTTCCCGACAATCACATTAACTATATGTTTTTCGACCACTCAGACAATTTGTGGCTGGCAACTGCTTCTTCCGGAATTGTTAAAATTGATAAAGAGGATCTGGAAGCCTTCATGAATGAAAGTTCTTCAATTATTAAATACGAACTGTTTAATCTTCAGGAGCAGGCAGAATATCAGCAAGTATTTACCCTTACAGAGGATGCGAATGGTATAATTTGGTATGGCCTATTTGGCGGAGGAGTTGGGTATATTAAAAATGGCGAAGTACAGCCAATGTCATTAAATCACCAGTTAAGTTCACAAAATGTGTATGGTCTGGTTTATGACAACGAAGCAAATACTTTGTGGGTCGGTACAGATAAGGGTATAGCCTCTGTGCAACTAACAAACCAGTCTGTTGCTGAGCAGGTTAGAGTATTGTCTTCAGGTGATGGTTTTATAGGCGTGGAATGTAATCGTAATGCCATGTTTTTGGATACATTGCAGCATGGCTTGTGGATTGGAACTGTTAAAGGGGTTACCCGTTTTGTGCCGGAGGAGTACAGCCCTCCCAGTATTGCGCCACGATTAATGATTACTGATTTTTCATACCAGGAGCAAAAGCTACCTGTTGTTACATATAAAAATCCGGACAGTATTGAATGGGATAAGGTTCCTGTTATACCTTATGACAGTAATAACGTTGCTATTCATTTTAAGGGCATTGATCAGTGGCAACCCAATGAGGTCAGATACCAGTGGATTTTGGAAGGATTAAAAGATGAATGGCATGATTTAAGAAAGCAACAGGTTACAGAGTATACCTACCTTCCACCGGGTAAATACGTTTTTAAACTCAAGGCTGTGGGTGGTCGTGGAATATGGTCGGAATATGCACTGCATTTACCATTTGTAGTAAATACCCCGTTTTACAAGACAAATACATTTTATATTTTACTTATTGTGTTCTTGTTAAGCGCAATCGCTTTATACGTGTACATGCGGCAGCTTAGTTTGCAAAAACGAAACAGGAAACTGCGTGAAGCTGTAATGGAGCGCACAGAGGCTTTAAATAATGAAAAACTGATTGTAGAGCAGCAAAAAGAAGAGTTGCGGGCGCAAACAGAGCATCTTGAGCGGGCAAATCATGAACTTGAAAAGCTTTCATTAGTTGCCAGTAAAACAGATAATGCGGTACTTATTGCCGATAAAGAAGGCCGATGGGAATGGATAAATGAAGGGTTTACGAAAATGTATGGATATTCTCTTCAGGAATTTATGGCAGAAAGGGGCGAAACAATTTTAACCTCAAGTACCAGCAATAAAATTAGCCACATTCTCGATGAAGCCGTGCATCTCAAAAAATCTGTGACATATACTGCCAAAGGTTATAAACGCGATGGAAGTGAAATGTGGGTGCAATCTACATTAACTCCTGTGTTTGATGAAGATGGCGAGTTAAAAAGATATGTGGTCATAGATACAGATATAACACACATTAAGCGCATTAATAATGAACTCAGAAAGTTGTCGCTTGTGGCAAGCAAAACCGATAACTCCGTTATCATGATGGATGGTAAAGGAAAAATAGAGTGGGTTAATGATGCTTTTCACCGTTTTTATGACCTTTCACTTGAAGAATTTAAAACTTTATATCAGAAGACAATATTTGATTTGCACGAAGGCGTTGAGCAATTTTTTAATGTAGAAGAAATTGTACAATCACGAAAATCAAAAACTTTTGTTTCATCTTTTGTAACCCGAAAAGGAGTTCACAAATGGATTCAGTCTGTTGTGACACCAGTATTTGGAGTAGGTTATGGTAGCGAACAGTTAATTGCTATTGAAACCGATATTACGCGCATAAAAGAGGTGGAAGAGGAAGTTAAGGAACAACGTAAAAAATCTGATGAATTATTGCTCAATATTTTACCTGCTGAAACCGCAGAGGAACTAAAATCGCAAGGTATAGCACAACCACGATTTTATAGTTCTGCCTCGGTTTTATTTGCTGATTTCAAGGATTTCACGGCCTATTGCGAAGAGTTGTCTCCAAAACAGTTGGTGTCGGAGCTGCGCGAATATTTCAACGCTTTTGACGATATACTGGAAAAATTCTATATCGAAAAAATCAAAACCATTGGCGATGCCTATATGTGTGCTGGCGGATTGCCCATAAGAAACAGAAGCCATCCTTTTGATATTGTGCTTACAGCTCTTGAGATACAACTTATTACCAGTAGAATTAACGATAATAAAATTGCCGAAGGCCGACATCCATGGGAGTTGCGTATAGGCGTACATACAGGTGACCTTGTAGCTGGTGTTGTAGGTAAAAAGAAATTTGCTTACGATATTTGGGGCGAAACGGTTAATATTGCAAGTCGTATGGAAAGTGCCTGTGAAGTTGGACGCATAAATATTTCGGGCGATACGTATGAAATTATTAAAGACTTTTTTACCTGTAAATACAGGGGGAAAATTGAAGCCCGCAATATCGGAAAATACGATATGTATTTTGTTGAAGGTATAAAGCCCGAGTATGCAAAAGATCCGGAGGGTGTTGTGCCCAATGCTAAATTCAGGGAACATCTTGCTAAACTATAG
- a CDS encoding SiaB family protein kinase: MSTKFNFIKTVLSLHDEMISNGFSLVYEGEFSHDIMKMFTSMADQNMEKANEDRAIRRKVFHVMVETLQNMTKHSDEHDPDDRIGNGMFIVGKTDEHWNIITANKIYKERIDELKQSIDEINNMTKEELKALYKKQIREGALSDKGGAGLGLIDIARKTGERLDYQFLPLDDNESYFFLLKVKIRTK; this comes from the coding sequence ATGAGTACAAAATTCAATTTCATTAAAACAGTACTTTCCCTACATGATGAAATGATTTCAAACGGATTCTCTCTTGTTTACGAAGGTGAATTCAGCCATGATATAATGAAAATGTTTACCTCCATGGCTGACCAAAATATGGAAAAAGCCAATGAAGACAGGGCAATTCGTCGTAAAGTATTTCATGTAATGGTTGAAACTCTTCAGAATATGACCAAACATTCTGATGAACACGATCCTGATGATAGAATTGGTAATGGGATGTTCATTGTTGGGAAAACCGATGAGCATTGGAATATTATTACTGCCAATAAAATCTATAAAGAACGTATAGACGAACTGAAGCAATCTATTGATGAGATCAACAACATGACTAAAGAGGAACTGAAAGCGCTGTACAAAAAACAGATCCGCGAAGGGGCTCTTTCAGATAAAGGCGGTGCTGGCCTGGGATTGATTGATATTGCAAGGAAAACAGGTGAGCGCCTTGATTATCAGTTTCTTCCTTTAGATGATAACGAGAGCTACTTTTTCTTGTTAAAAGTGAAAATTAGAACCAAATAA
- a CDS encoding acyloxyacyl hydrolase gives MSKKLYIILILFFIIVQGKAQQAKSLSDRFFIDAELLTGNTWAHHKAINYLLEYPPAGTNFKFGLNSDGSRDWHIDLNYPRYGVGYQYARLGSDILGNSHALYLFIGSDFLNSKRWSWHYDLGAGVGFIDNPYDEEKNPLNIVNGSVTNAFLRVATGVGYKISARHNVGINGGLFHLSNGNSSLPNWGINTLYLSLNWEYLFSDSLQLNHKTKSPTKQLRITAYGSGGYKEERPVDRIKYIVSDWHINVWRKFRPGFSYGAGLSLFYDGASKKMLWRSDYEGKIPLSDFDVKAYEYWSLGAQAGYMLNMHPVYFSFEFGVYLYSAVNRDIYNRWLLEVLVTDNLRVYGGLKSRFGKADFVEYGIAYDILKFNR, from the coding sequence ATGAGTAAAAAATTATATATAATTCTCATTTTATTTTTTATCATTGTTCAAGGCAAAGCTCAACAAGCTAAAAGCCTTTCAGACAGGTTTTTTATTGATGCTGAACTTTTAACCGGAAATACCTGGGCACATCATAAAGCCATTAATTATTTATTGGAATATCCTCCGGCCGGAACCAATTTCAAGTTTGGCCTGAATAGTGATGGTTCGCGCGACTGGCACATTGACCTTAATTATCCGAGATATGGAGTTGGATATCAATATGCCAGACTTGGTAGCGATATTCTGGGCAATTCTCATGCATTATATCTATTTATTGGATCTGATTTTTTGAACAGTAAACGTTGGAGTTGGCACTATGATTTAGGTGCAGGGGTTGGATTTATTGACAATCCTTATGATGAAGAAAAAAATCCCCTGAACATTGTCAACGGGTCGGTTACAAATGCTTTTTTGAGAGTAGCCACAGGAGTTGGCTATAAAATTTCTGCCAGACATAATGTGGGTATTAACGGTGGGCTTTTTCATTTATCAAATGGGAATAGCTCTCTGCCCAATTGGGGAATCAATACTTTATATCTGTCTTTAAATTGGGAGTACCTTTTTTCTGATTCTTTGCAACTTAACCATAAGACAAAAAGCCCAACTAAACAATTAAGAATAACAGCATATGGCAGTGGTGGTTACAAAGAAGAACGTCCGGTTGATCGCATAAAGTATATTGTAAGCGACTGGCACATTAACGTATGGCGGAAATTTCGTCCAGGGTTTTCTTATGGAGCAGGCCTTTCGCTGTTTTACGATGGGGCATCAAAGAAAATGCTCTGGCGGTCAGATTATGAAGGGAAAATACCCCTAAGTGATTTTGACGTGAAAGCTTATGAATACTGGTCGCTTGGAGCGCAAGCAGGCTATATGCTCAATATGCACCCGGTATATTTTTCTTTTGAGTTTGGTGTGTATTTATATTCAGCCGTAAATCGCGACATTTATAACCGTTGGCTGCTCGAAGTGCTCGTAACAGATAATCTGAGGGTTTATGGAGGGCTGAAATCCCGATTTGGCAAAGCAGATTTCGTTGAATATGGAATAGCCTACGACATTCTGAAATTTAATCGTTAA
- a CDS encoding GIN domain-containing protein, with protein MSIKVSIFTKFSRVSALLLVFWALLSCDLIYDEGDWTGEQRNFGDYQEVVLNGIANVYYHYSDTPLIKVYYYAKHLSNITTNIENQRITIDNEFGGQWYTDLRLPEIHLYNNAVNYVDIKEAGAFFCIDTIQSNHFNFYMHGDVFEAKLLLNVNKAKIDVYNSTGLMEVTGICNELEIYNKGETQIEAINFQARNAHIIQQSVMDVSSCVSDSLYYRIIRNGNITVKGNPVHEGEILGNGELILVEDE; from the coding sequence ATGTCAATCAAAGTATCTATATTTACGAAGTTCAGCAGGGTTAGTGCTTTGCTTTTAGTTTTCTGGGCGTTGTTATCATGTGATTTGATTTATGATGAAGGGGACTGGACCGGCGAGCAAAGAAATTTCGGCGATTATCAGGAGGTAGTTCTAAATGGTATTGCAAACGTATATTACCATTACAGCGATACGCCTTTAATAAAAGTTTATTATTATGCCAAACACCTCTCAAACATCACTACCAATATTGAAAACCAAAGAATAACGATCGATAATGAATTTGGGGGGCAGTGGTATACAGATTTGCGACTACCCGAAATACATTTATATAATAATGCTGTAAATTATGTAGATATTAAAGAGGCAGGGGCCTTTTTTTGTATAGATACCATTCAGTCCAATCATTTTAACTTTTATATGCATGGCGATGTTTTCGAGGCTAAGCTGTTGCTGAATGTCAATAAGGCCAAAATTGATGTGTATAATTCAACTGGCCTGATGGAGGTAACCGGGATTTGTAATGAGCTGGAAATTTACAACAAGGGAGAAACACAGATAGAAGCTATTAATTTTCAGGCAAGAAATGCACATATTATTCAACAGTCTGTCATGGATGTCTCATCCTGCGTTTCTGATAGTTTATATTATCGCATTATCAGAAATGGTAATATTACAGTAAAGGGTAATCCGGTTCATGAAGGCGAAATATTAGGAAATGGCGAACTTATACTAGTTGAGGATGAGTAA
- a CDS encoding glycosyltransferase family 39 protein, which yields MRSFTSIWSSKPLRVILLIALAFRLLAVVFSQGYAVHDDHFMVIETAQAWIDGTTYQNWLPSHDDEFTTGPIGNSFTYVGLHYLLFSGFEAIGIMNATSKMLIIRLLHALFSLLVVNYAYRITHLVSNKDMARYVGLLIATFWILPFVSVHNLAEFFAVPFLMLAIWFMLRPQYRDKPLKWAFFSGLVLGIAFSIWFFIFIFIVGYFIVLATRKRYKVMLVAFLGLMLSAGLLQGVVDYYIWQQPFAEFTTFLSKLEIPFTKPNRTIFSMYVVMLLIVMIPPISVFWLMGWFRSARMNLLLFLPAFLMFLYFSFSIQQHERNIMAVFPFIVIAGVIGWNQILQKSVFWNNHPGLYRSMVIFFWVINFAMILPVSTMYSKRSPVESMLFLQKHKNEISDILIEDSNRESVKSMPLFYMEKWINMYKLPDYKEYAESIELEQRSNYEFVLSTPRYFMNDTARIPDYVLFVGQKRLDERIQRLKPYIPDLIYQKTIKPGLLDQLLYKLNPKHNVNQSIYIYEVQQG from the coding sequence ATGAGAAGTTTTACCAGCATATGGTCAAGTAAGCCGCTAAGGGTAATCTTATTAATAGCCCTGGCTTTCAGGTTACTGGCTGTGGTGTTTTCTCAGGGGTATGCTGTGCACGATGACCATTTTATGGTTATAGAGACTGCTCAGGCCTGGATTGATGGTACGACCTACCAAAATTGGCTGCCATCGCATGATGATGAGTTTACAACAGGGCCAATTGGTAATAGTTTCACTTATGTGGGGTTGCATTATCTTCTGTTCAGCGGTTTTGAAGCCATTGGGATTATGAATGCAACGTCAAAAATGCTTATTATCAGGCTGCTGCATGCTTTGTTTTCTCTTCTGGTGGTGAATTATGCATATCGAATCACCCACCTGGTAAGTAATAAAGATATGGCGCGTTATGTGGGCTTGCTTATTGCAACCTTTTGGATTTTACCATTTGTAAGTGTGCATAATCTGGCAGAATTTTTTGCTGTCCCCTTTCTAATGCTGGCAATATGGTTTATGCTCAGGCCGCAATATCGCGATAAACCATTAAAATGGGCTTTCTTCTCCGGATTGGTTCTTGGAATTGCATTTTCCATATGGTTTTTCATTTTCATATTTATAGTGGGTTATTTTATTGTGTTGGCCACCAGGAAGCGCTATAAGGTAATGCTTGTCGCATTTCTCGGTTTAATGTTATCAGCAGGGCTTTTACAGGGCGTAGTCGACTATTATATTTGGCAGCAACCTTTTGCTGAATTTACTACCTTTTTGAGCAAACTTGAGATTCCATTTACCAAACCTAACCGAACAATATTTTCTATGTATGTGGTTATGCTACTAATCGTGATGATACCACCTATCAGTGTGTTTTGGTTAATGGGATGGTTCAGAAGTGCAAGGATGAATTTATTGTTATTCTTACCTGCATTCCTCATGTTCCTTTATTTCTCATTCTCAATTCAACAACATGAGCGTAATATAATGGCAGTGTTCCCTTTTATTGTTATAGCAGGTGTAATCGGATGGAATCAGATTTTGCAAAAGTCAGTTTTCTGGAATAATCATCCGGGTTTGTACCGCAGTATGGTCATATTCTTCTGGGTAATAAACTTTGCAATGATATTGCCGGTATCAACAATGTATTCCAAGCGTTCTCCTGTTGAAAGTATGCTTTTCCTCCAAAAACATAAAAACGAAATCTCTGATATTCTGATAGAAGACTCAAACCGGGAGTCTGTAAAATCCATGCCACTTTTTTACATGGAGAAATGGATTAATATGTACAAACTGCCCGATTATAAAGAATATGCAGAAAGTATTGAACTTGAGCAGCGGTCAAATTATGAGTTTGTTTTATCTACACCGCGCTATTTTATGAACGATACAGCCAGGATTCCTGATTATGTTTTGTTTGTTGGGCAAAAGCGACTCGATGAAAGAATTCAACGGTTAAAACCATATATTCCTGACCTTATTTATCAAAAAACAATTAAACCTGGTCTGCTGGACCAATTGCTTTATAAATTGAATCCAAAACATAATGTCAATCAAAGTATCTATATTTACGAAGTTCAGCAGGGTTAG
- the purB gene encoding adenylosuccinate lyase: MEKSALMAVSPIDGRYHGKTKGLQEYLSEYAIIKYRVWVEIEYFIALCELPLPQLKDFNHNLFDKLRMLYQSFTPEEAARVKEIELTTNHDVKAVEYYIKERLQGQNIDQYLEFIHFGLTSQDINNTAFPAAMRDAVNKLYYPLLEGLMEELEDKAILWKDRTMLARTHGQPASPTALGKEIRVFIERVFKQYNLLKEIPANAKFGGATGNFNAHYVAYPHVDWVEFANAFVSKHLELERLQTTTQISHYDDMGAIFDILKRINTILIDFSRDMWQYISMDYFKQKIKAGEVGSSAMPHKVNPIDFENAEGNLGVANALFEHLSAKLPISRLQRDLTDSTVIRNIGVPIAHTIIALHSLLKGVDKLILNEQKLDYDLEENWAVVAEAIQTILRREGVEKPYEKLKDLTRKNEKVTQESIHAFIDQLGVNDQVKNELKKITPFNYVGNIQPSKG, translated from the coding sequence ATGGAAAAATCCGCGCTTATGGCAGTTTCGCCTATTGATGGACGGTATCATGGTAAAACTAAGGGTTTACAGGAGTACCTGTCGGAATATGCTATTATAAAATACCGTGTATGGGTAGAAATTGAATATTTCATTGCTTTGTGCGAATTGCCTTTGCCACAATTAAAAGATTTCAACCACAATTTGTTCGATAAACTGCGGATGCTATATCAGAGCTTTACACCGGAAGAAGCTGCACGCGTTAAAGAGATTGAGCTTACTACAAATCACGATGTAAAAGCCGTCGAGTATTACATTAAGGAACGCCTTCAGGGGCAAAATATCGATCAATACCTGGAATTTATTCATTTCGGACTTACTTCGCAGGATATCAATAATACAGCTTTTCCGGCAGCTATGAGAGATGCTGTAAATAAACTCTATTATCCGCTGCTCGAAGGTTTAATGGAAGAACTTGAAGACAAGGCAATTCTTTGGAAAGACCGAACTATGCTGGCCCGTACACATGGTCAACCTGCCTCACCAACAGCACTGGGAAAAGAAATCAGGGTGTTTATAGAACGGGTATTTAAACAATACAATTTATTGAAAGAGATACCTGCCAATGCAAAATTTGGCGGAGCAACAGGTAATTTTAATGCACATTATGTAGCTTATCCTCATGTCGATTGGGTGGAGTTTGCCAATGCCTTCGTAAGCAAACACCTTGAGCTGGAAAGGTTGCAGACCACCACACAGATATCACATTATGATGACATGGGCGCCATATTCGATATACTAAAACGGATAAATACCATATTGATTGATTTTAGCCGCGATATGTGGCAATACATCTCCATGGATTATTTCAAACAGAAAATCAAAGCAGGTGAAGTTGGATCTTCAGCAATGCCTCATAAGGTTAACCCCATTGATTTTGAAAACGCAGAGGGAAATCTTGGTGTAGCCAATGCACTGTTTGAGCATCTTTCTGCCAAGTTGCCCATTTCAAGGTTGCAACGCGATTTGACAGATTCTACAGTAATTCGGAATATTGGTGTTCCTATTGCACATACTATTATTGCTTTACACTCGCTGCTTAAAGGAGTCGATAAACTCATACTTAACGAGCAGAAACTTGATTACGACCTTGAAGAAAATTGGGCTGTAGTGGCAGAAGCCATCCAAACCATTCTTCGTCGCGAAGGAGTTGAGAAACCATATGAAAAATTAAAAGATCTTACGCGTAAAAATGAAAAAGTAACCCAGGAATCGATTCATGCTTTTATCGATCAGTTGGGGGTGAACGATCAGGTGAAAAATGAACTGAAAAAAATTACACCCTTTAACTACGTGGGTAATATTCAACCATCAAAAGGATAA